The DNA window CGTGCTCTCGCTAATAGATCCTTCAGCGATAAGGAAGGAGCCGAAAGTTCCAAATCTGGAGCTGCCAGCCAAAGTTGTGCTCGATGCCGGAGAGTTCAAAAAAGCGATACAGGCAGCAGATAAGATAAGCGATCACGTTGTTTTCAGAAGTGACGAAACTGGATTTTACATAGAAGCGGAGGGTGACGTTGACAAGATCGTTTTCCACATGAGCGAAGCGGAGCTGATAGAGTTCAACAGAGCTGAAGCAAGAAGCATGTTCAGCGTAGAGTATCTCAAGGAGTTCGTTAAAATAGCTGAGGCTGGAGATCTCCTTACGATTTACCTCGGAAACAACTATCCGGTTAGACTCGTTTTCGAAGTAGCTGATGGGAAAGCAAAGGTTGAATACATCCTCGCCCCGAGAATTGAAGCAGAATGAAGTTCCTCCCGATTTTACCCCTTCTTGAAAAATACCCTTTTTTAAAGCCAGCAAGACACATAGCCGGAGAAGCTTACCACGAGGAGGCTTTGAAAGAAGCTGAAAAGTTTCTGAGATTTGTTTTTCTCAACGAGAGGTACGAGAAAAGCTTTGAGGACTACAGCCTTTTGTGTGAGGCTTGCGAAGACAAGAGCTGTGCAAAGTTCTGTAAGAGCGAAGCTATTAAGAACGAAAGAATCTGGCAAAAGTGCAATTTATGCGGAGTTTGCTTTGAAAATTGCAGCTATACGACGAGATTGGAAGATTACTCCCGTTTACTCGCGAGAGCGAAAATCTCGGTAATGTCCTATGTCTATTGCAGAGCTGCGGTTTCGAAAAGCGAGGTAGCTTTAAGAAAATTTGCAGTGAGAGCAGCTGAGTACTACAAGAGCTTGATGGAAAAAGACGGCTACGACAAACTTCCGGAAATTATGGCTGCAAACTTTTCCATAAAATACAAGGACGGCTTAGTGCACGTAAAAGATTACTTAAAAGCTGCTGTAAGGCTTAAAGCCCCAGAGTGGAAGCTCTATTCGAGACCCCTAAACGGAGGTTTCGTGAAGGTAAGCAGAAGCGAGTTTTTCAGAATAGTTGAGGAGTATTTGAGGGAAAAGCTCTCCGAAAAGGTTAGCTACGAATTTGAAGGAATGGAAAAACTCCTCAAAATAGTATTCGAATTCGAAAGCAGGAGGAAAGAGATGGATGTGGAAGGCGTGAAGAATGCCGAATGCTATCCGCCGTGCTTCAAAAGAATAATCTCCGACTT is part of the Ferroglobus placidus DSM 10642 genome and encodes:
- the priL gene encoding DNA primase regulatory subunit PriL — encoded protein: MKFLPILPLLEKYPFLKPARHIAGEAYHEEALKEAEKFLRFVFLNERYEKSFEDYSLLCEACEDKSCAKFCKSEAIKNERIWQKCNLCGVCFENCSYTTRLEDYSRLLARAKISVMSYVYCRAAVSKSEVALRKFAVRAAEYYKSLMEKDGYDKLPEIMAANFSIKYKDGLVHVKDYLKAAVRLKAPEWKLYSRPLNGGFVKVSRSEFFRIVEEYLREKLSEKVSYEFEGMEKLLKIVFEFESRRKEMDVEGVKNAECYPPCFKRIISDLKAGVNVPHSARFALASFLLKIGHSVDEVLQIFSYAPDFDEEKARYQVEHIAGMRGSGKEYEVPSCETMKTYHNCFSDCKTKHPMEYYRRCVRESLRRGKKGKAAGVKARSGKR
- a CDS encoding DNA polymerase sliding clamp, whose protein sequence is MITAIMGGDVIRAVTRAMVALVSEARFHFAEDGIHSRAVDPANVAMVIVDIPREHMEAYSIDEEKTVGVDINRVYDIAKTIKKKEIVEISLEDESRMKIRFGSVEYVLSLIDPSAIRKEPKVPNLELPAKVVLDAGEFKKAIQAADKISDHVVFRSDETGFYIEAEGDVDKIVFHMSEAELIEFNRAEARSMFSVEYLKEFVKIAEAGDLLTIYLGNNYPVRLVFEVADGKAKVEYILAPRIEAE